In Nocardioides bizhenqiangii, the DNA window TGGGCGGACTGGAACGCGCGCAGGTTGGCCACCTTGACCGCCACGCCGAGCCGGTGGCCCCGGTGGGCGCGGTCGACGAGCGTCCCCCACTGGTAGATCCACCGCGGGTCCGTCCCGGGCACCACGAGGTCGCTGTAGGCGACGACGCGCCCCTCGCCGTCGAGCGCCACGGTGTGCCAGGGGACGCGCTGCTGCTCGGCGAGCACCCGTTCGGTGCTGCGGTGCGCCTCGATGTCGACGGCCGCGTTGTCCCGCTCGAGGTCACCGACCGGCGCCTCCGTCGCGAGGGTCGAGGACAGCTCGAGGTAGCTCTGGAGGATGTCGTCGGGGATCGGCCCCGACCAGGTCCGCAGCTCGTAGTCGGCATGGTGGGGAGCCGCCTCCGCGGCGAGCGCGGCGAGCACGTCCTCGTCGGCCGGCAGCGGCAGCTCCCGCTGTACGTCGCCGAGGCCGAACGAGTAGCCGTGCACGCGGCCGAACTCGACCCCCGCCGCCCCCGCGCCGTCCGGGGCGCCGTCGTAGGGCCAGTCGGTGATGGCATCCAACCGGGTGCGGCCGCGCTCGACGCAGACCTGCTCGAGATGGGCGAGCACCGCGGAGCCGATGCCACGACGGCGGTGCTCGGGGACGACCGCCACGTAGAGGTCCGCGGAGTTGAGGTTGTCGATCATCGGCAGCGTGATCCAGCCGGTCGCGACCAGGGCGCCGTCCACCGTGCCGTGGTAGATGAGCTCGTGGCGGTTCTTGGGCGGGTCCTGGAGGGTGGCGATCATCTCGGGTGCGGTCCACATCGCCCC includes these proteins:
- a CDS encoding GNAT family N-acetyltransferase, translated to MTTTDTTRTALEITPVDPFDEDAVVRWVRLTTEVVRHEIGDSGAMWTAPEMIATLQDPPKNRHELIYHGTVDGALVATGWITLPMIDNLNSADLYVAVVPEHRRRGIGSAVLAHLEQVCVERGRTRLDAITDWPYDGAPDGAGAAGVEFGRVHGYSFGLGDVQRELPLPADEDVLAALAAEAAPHHADYELRTWSGPIPDDILQSYLELSSTLATEAPVGDLERDNAAVDIEAHRSTERVLAEQQRVPWHTVALDGEGRVVAYSDLVVPGTDPRWIYQWGTLVDRAHRGHRLGVAVKVANLRAFQSAHPEDRRRIVTWNAEVNTHMIDVNERMGFRATARGGQLQKKL